Proteins co-encoded in one Puntigrus tetrazona isolate hp1 chromosome 20, ASM1883169v1, whole genome shotgun sequence genomic window:
- the LOC122324982 gene encoding epidermal retinol dehydrogenase 2-like isoform X1 gives MHNQVIQSLEKVLHNLWFIKELSELILGAAFYFFEAFVRLFIPHCKKNVEGEIALVTGAANGIGKLIAKELGHHGATLVLWDINSDALDKTARELKQVLDVRVYAYTCDCSKRNEIYKVAELVKREVGDVSILVNNAGMVTGKHTFVEAPDSLVDRTLRVNVAGHFWTYKAFLPAMLQQNHGHLVCVACHGGLFAMNGLADYCASKSAAVSFAESVALELLVLKKEGIKTTIVCPYLINTKMFRGCQTKRPSFLPILDQRHVAKQIVDAILQEKTYLLLPLSLHFLMALKSLMPAKLGIIFVNFIGGMDLMDHFRGVPVPIISYKSLSANEMTVSVIHRPPLSITTKNHQ, from the exons ATGCACAACCAGGTTATTCAGAGCCTTGAGAAGGTACTGCACAACCTCTGGTTCATAAAAGAACTTTCTGAGCTCATTCTTGGAGCAgccttttacttttttgaagCCTTTGTTCGACTCTTTATTCCACACTGCAAGAAAAATGTTGAAGGAGAGATAGCCTTGGTGACTGGAGCTGCGAATGGCATTGGAAAGCTGATTGCGAAAGAACTTGGCCACCATGGAGCAACATTAGTCTTATGGGATATCAACTCAGATGCACTGGACAAAACAGCCAGAGAATTAAAGCAAGTATTGGATGTCCGTGTGTATGCCTACACCTGTGACTGcagcaaaagaaatgaaatttaCAAAGTTGCTGAACtg gTTAAAAGGGAGGTTGGAGATGTGTCAATTTTGGTAAACAATGCAGGCATGGTAACAGGCAAACATACTTTCGTAGAAGCCCCTGACAGTCTAGTGGATAGAACACTAAGGGTCAATGTTGCAGGTCATTTCTGG ACTTACAAGGCATTTCTCCCAGCTATGTTGCAACAAAATCATGGGCATCTGGTCTGCGTGGCATGCCATGGAGGGTTGTTTGCAATGAATGGCCTTGCAG ATTATTGTGCAAGCAAGTCTGCAGCAGTGAGCTTTGCAGAATCTGTTGCATTGGAGCTGCTTGTCCTTAAAAAGGAAGGAATCAAAACAACAATAGTGTGTCCCTatctaataaacacaaaaatgtttaggGGATGTCAAACAAA GAGACCATCCTTTCTTCCAATCTTGGATCAGAGACATGTAGCAAAACAAATTGTGGATGCAATACTACAGGAAAAGACGTATTTGTTGTTACCCTTAAGTCTACATTTCTTGATGGCACTAAAGAG TCTCATGCCTGCCAAACTGGGCATCATCTTTGTGAACTTCATTGGTGGGATGGATCTGATGGATCACTTCAGGGGGGTTCCTGTACCCATCATCAGCTACAAAAGCCTCAGCGCCAACGAAATGACAGTGTCAGTGATCCACAGACCACCCTTATCTATTACGACTAAAAATCACCAGTGA
- the LOC122324982 gene encoding epidermal retinol dehydrogenase 2-like isoform X2, whose amino-acid sequence MHNQVIQSLEKVLHNLWFIKELSELILGAAFYFFEAFVRLFIPHCKKNVEGEIALVTGAANGIGKLIAKELGHHGATLVLWDINSDALDKTARELKQVLDVRVYAYTCDCSKRNEIYKVAELTYKAFLPAMLQQNHGHLVCVACHGGLFAMNGLADYCASKSAAVSFAESVALELLVLKKEGIKTTIVCPYLINTKMFRGCQTKRPSFLPILDQRHVAKQIVDAILQEKTYLLLPLSLHFLMALKSLMPAKLGIIFVNFIGGMDLMDHFRGVPVPIISYKSLSANEMTVSVIHRPPLSITTKNHQ is encoded by the exons ATGCACAACCAGGTTATTCAGAGCCTTGAGAAGGTACTGCACAACCTCTGGTTCATAAAAGAACTTTCTGAGCTCATTCTTGGAGCAgccttttacttttttgaagCCTTTGTTCGACTCTTTATTCCACACTGCAAGAAAAATGTTGAAGGAGAGATAGCCTTGGTGACTGGAGCTGCGAATGGCATTGGAAAGCTGATTGCGAAAGAACTTGGCCACCATGGAGCAACATTAGTCTTATGGGATATCAACTCAGATGCACTGGACAAAACAGCCAGAGAATTAAAGCAAGTATTGGATGTCCGTGTGTATGCCTACACCTGTGACTGcagcaaaagaaatgaaatttaCAAAGTTGCTGAACtg ACTTACAAGGCATTTCTCCCAGCTATGTTGCAACAAAATCATGGGCATCTGGTCTGCGTGGCATGCCATGGAGGGTTGTTTGCAATGAATGGCCTTGCAG ATTATTGTGCAAGCAAGTCTGCAGCAGTGAGCTTTGCAGAATCTGTTGCATTGGAGCTGCTTGTCCTTAAAAAGGAAGGAATCAAAACAACAATAGTGTGTCCCTatctaataaacacaaaaatgtttaggGGATGTCAAACAAA GAGACCATCCTTTCTTCCAATCTTGGATCAGAGACATGTAGCAAAACAAATTGTGGATGCAATACTACAGGAAAAGACGTATTTGTTGTTACCCTTAAGTCTACATTTCTTGATGGCACTAAAGAG TCTCATGCCTGCCAAACTGGGCATCATCTTTGTGAACTTCATTGGTGGGATGGATCTGATGGATCACTTCAGGGGGGTTCCTGTACCCATCATCAGCTACAAAAGCCTCAGCGCCAACGAAATGACAGTGTCAGTGATCCACAGACCACCCTTATCTATTACGACTAAAAATCACCAGTGA
- the cad gene encoding LOW QUALITY PROTEIN: CAD protein (The sequence of the model RefSeq protein was modified relative to this genomic sequence to represent the inferred CDS: inserted 1 base in 1 codon; deleted 1 base in 1 codon): MLLKMASLVLDDGTAFKGRLFGAVSSVSGEVVFQTGMVGYPEALTDPSYKSQILTLTYPLIGNYGVPKDEDGEFGLSKWFESSKIHAAALIVGELSENPSHWSSAKSLDQWLREQGIPGLEGVDTRSLTKKIREKGTMLGKLVVEGTSANDVPFDNPDSRNLVKEVSMKEPKVFNPEGTVRITAIDCGIKYNQIRCLCQRGAQVTVVPWDYPLDNNDFDGLFISNGPGNPEYCKETVENIRKVACVENPKPVFGICLGHQLLSLVIGAKTYKMKYGNRGHNQPCIHKGTNRCFITSQNHGFAVDPKTLPEDWDVLFTNANDKTSEGIVHNHKPLFSVQFHPEHMAGPTDLVGLFDVFLDAVKDAKECKTGKSVKQRLTEHLTFPGSPDPEAFVRPRKVLVLGSGGLSIGQAGEFDYSGSQAIKALKEENIQTVLINPNIATVQTSKGLADKVYFLPITPEYVTQVIKNERPDGVLLTFGGQTALNCGVELTKQGVLEKYKVRVLGTPVASIEMTEDRKIFVEKMEEINEHVAPSEAAMSVEQAVAAAERLGYPVLVRSAFALGGLGSGFANNREEMITLVTQAFAHTSQVLVDKSLKGWKEIEYEVVRDAYDNCITVCNMENIDPLGIHTGESIVVAPSQTLNDYEYNMLRNTAVKVIRHLSIVGECNIQYALNPESEQYYIIEVNARLSRSSALASKATGYPLAYVAAKLGLGIPLPMLKNSVTNSTTANFEPSLDYCVVKVPRWDLSKFLRVSTKIGSSMKSVGEVMAIGRSFEEAFQKALRMVDENCVGFDHTIKPVSEEELQTPTDKRIFVLAAALNAGYTVERLYELTKIDHWFLHKMKNITDHEKLLEAYNQDESSMPPEVMRKAKQLGFSDKQIAQAVQSTELAVRKLRRDWKILPVVKQIDTVAAEWPAHTNYLYLTYHGSESDVVFEQPHVVVIGSGVYRIGSSVEFDWCAVGCIMELRKMGYKTIMVNYNPETVSTDYDMCDRLYFDEISFEVVMDIYEMENPEGIILSMGGQLPNNIAMSLHRQQCRILGTSPEFIDSAENRFKFSRMLDTIGISQPRWKELSDIESAVGFCETVGYPCLVRPSYVLSGAAMNVAYSDSDLEKYLSNAVAVSKEHPVVISKFIQEAKEIDVDAVACDGVVIAIAVSEHVENAGVHSGDATLVTPPQDINQKTMERIKMIVHAIGQELQVTGPFNLQLIAKDDQLKVIECTMRVSRSFPFVSKTLGVDLVALATRVILGEEFEAVGLMRGIGIVGVKVPQFSFSRLAGADVVLGVEMTSTGEVACFGENRYEAYLKAMLSTGFKIPKKNILLTIGTYKNKSELLPTVQTLESLGYNLYASLGTADFYTEHGVKVMAVDWPFEEESDCPSKDKQRNIMDYLEENHFDLVVNLSMRNSGGRRLSSFVTKGYRTRRMAIDYSVPLITDIKCTKLFVQALGQIGQAPHVKTHVDSMTSQKLIRLPGLIDVHVHLXEPGATHKEDFSSGTAAALAGGITMVCAMPNTNPAIIDPNSFAMAQKLAKAGCRCDYALLCGASSDNATILPSIASSTAGLKMYLNDTYSTLKMDNVSLWMEHFEKWPKHLPIVAHAEKQTVAAILMVAQLYQRPVHICHVAKKEEILIIRAAKQKGIQVTCEVAPHHLFLCEDNVPAIGNGRAQVRPMLGTREDMEALWENLDIIDCFATDHAPHSVEEKISEKPPPGYPGLETMLPLLLTAVSEGRLTIDDIVKRLYENPSKIFSLPAQEDTYVEVDLEQEWTIPKHMQFTKSKWTPFEGMKVKGKVMRVVLRGEVAYIDGQVLVPPGYGQDVKSWSTPPAGPAEVIKDAPKRVSEAMTPERPRQTAPVDVVRSRAPSPRRSTGDGRFILPPRIHRTSDPGLLPGFKRSTVQAQKALAEEEVSLRAPYDAELAPPMDAYAHPPPLARILSPQAGQQQILPHPQTSPLLHPLVGQHILSVRQFSKEQMSHLFNVAHTLRLMVQKERPLDILKGKVMASMFYEVSTRTSSSFAAAMHRLGGSVVHFSESTSSTQKGESLADSVHTMSCYADVIVLRHPIPGAVESAARHCRRPVINAGDGVGEHPTQALLDIFTIREELGTVNGMTITMVGDLKHGRTVHSLARLLTQYRITLRYVAPKNLSMPAEIIDFVASKGIKQEEFNSIEEALPETDVLYMTRIQKERFASEEEYKACFGQFILTPHIMTGAKRKMVVMHPLPRVNEISVEVDTDPRAAYFRQAENGMYIRMALLATVLGR; encoded by the exons ATGTTGCTGAAAATGGCATCTTTAGTATTGGACGACGGGACAGCGTTTAAAGGCCGTCTGTTCGGTGCCGTATCCTCAGTGTCTGGTGAAGTTG TTTTCCAGACAGGAATGGTGGGTTATCCAGAGGCTCTCACAGACCCCTCTTACAAGTCTCAAATACTAACTTTGACATATCCACTGATTGGCAACTATGGTGTTCCTAAAGATGAAGATGGAGAGTTTGGACTCAGCAAg TGGTTCGAATCTTCTAAAATCCATGCTGCTGCTCTCATTGTTGGGGAACTCTCTGAGAATCCTAGTCACTGGAGCTCTGCCAAGTCTCTGGATCAGTGGCTCCGAGAGCAAGGCATCCCTGGACTTGAAG GGGTTGACACGCGAAGCTTGACCAAAAAGATCAGAGAAAAGGGAACAATGTTGGGGAAACTTGTGGTGGAAGGAACTTCAGCCAATGACGTTCCATTTGACAATCCAGACAGCCGGAATCTTGTGAAAGAAGTTTCCATGAAA GAACCAAAAGTTTTTAATCCAGAGGGCACGGTGAGAATCACTGCCATCGACTGTGGCATCAAGTACAACCAGATCCGGTGCCTTTGCCAGAGAGGTGCCCAGGTCACCGTTGTCCCCTGGGATTATCCTTTAGATAACAATG ATTTTGATGGGTTGTTCATCAGCAACGGTCCTGGCAATCCTGAGTACTGCAAGGAGACTGTAGAGAATATACGGAAGGTGGCATGTGTGGAGAATCCCAAACCTGTCTTTGGGATTTGTCTGGGCCATCAGCTTCTGTCTTTGGTCATTGGcgcaaaaacatacaaaatgaa gtatGGTAATCGTGGCCATAACCAACCCTGCATCCATAAAGGAACAAATCGCTGTTTCATCACCTCCCAGAATCATGGGTTTGCTGTGGATCCCAAAACTCTTCCAGAAGACTGGGATGTGCTCTTCACCAACGCCAATGACAAAACTAGTGAGGGCATCGTTCACAACCACAAACCACTCTTCAG TGTCCAGTTCCACCCTGAACACATGGCAGGTCCAACAGACCTTGTTGGTCTCTTTGATGTATTTCTGGATGCGGTCAAAGATGCTAAAGAGTGTAAAACTGGAAAATCAG TTAAGCAGAGACTAACAGAGCACCTAACTTTCCCTGGATCTCCTGACCCAGAAGCGTTTGTTCGACCTCGTAAAGTTTTGGTTCTAGGTTCAGGAGGGCTTTCCATTGGACAGGCTGGAGAGTTTGACTATTCTGGTTCTCAG GCTATAAAAGCTCTGAAAGAAGAGAACATCCAAACTGTTCTTATCAACCCGAACATTGCCACAGTACAAACCTCAAAGGGCCTGGCAGATAAAGTCTATTTCCTCCCAATTACACCAGAGTATGTCACACAG GTGATAAAAAACGAGCGTCCAGATGGAGTGTTGCTCACATTCGGTGGTCAGACGGCCCTGAATTGTGGTGTGGAGCTTACCAAACAAGGAGTGCTGGAAAAATACAAAGTGCGTGTGCTTGGAACCCCAGTGGCCTCCATAGAGAtgactgaagacagaaagatCTTTGTGGAGAAGATGGAGGAAATCAATGAGCATGTTGCCCCCAGTGAAGCAGCCATGTCTGTTGAACAG GCAGTGGCtgctgctgaaagactcggctaTCCCGTTCTGGTCCGGTCAGCTTTTGCTCTGGGTGGATTGGGTTCAGGCTTTGCAAATAACAGAGAGGAGATGATCACATTGGTCACCCAGGCCTTTGCACACACATCACAAGTTCTGGTTGACAAATCACTTAAAGGCTGGAAGGAAATAGAGTATGAAGTGGTGCGGGACGCCTATGACAACTGCATTACG GTTTGTAACATGGAGAACATTGATCCTTTAGGAATTCACACTGGGGAGTCCATAGTAGTGGCTCCTAGTCAGACACTGAATGACTATGAATACAATATGCTGAGAAACACTGCCGTCAAAGTTATTCGCCACTTAAGCATTGTGGGAGAGTGCAACATTCAATATGCTCTAAATCCTGAATCTGAGCAG TACTACATCATTGAAGTCAACGCACGTCTTTCACGAAGCTCTGCATTGGCTAGTAAGGCCACAGGTTATCCGCTGGCCTATGTGGCCGCTAAGCTTGGCTTGGGAATCCCTCTGCCCATGCTCAA GAATTCGGTGACTAATTCCACAACAGCCAACTTTGAGCCCAGTCTGGATTACTGTGTGGTAAAGGTTCCTCGTTGGGATTTGAGCAAGTTCCTCAGAGTCAGCACTAAAATTGGCAGTTCAATGAAGAGTGTTG GAGAAGTAATGGCCATTGGCCGAAGCTTTGAAGAGGCCTTCCAGAAAGCTTTGAGAATGGTGGATGAGAATTGCGTTGGTTTCGACCACACCATCAAACCAGTGTCTGAAGAG GAGCTGCAGACACCCACAGACAAGCGCATCTTTGTTCTGGCAGCTGCCCTGAATGCCGGCTACACTGTTGAGCGGCTCTATGAGCTGACCAAGATAGACCACTGGTTTCTGCATAAGATGAAGAACATCACAGACCACGAGAAACTTTTAGAGGCATATAATCAGGATGAGAGTTCCATGCCACCTGAGGTCATGAGGAAAGCCAAGCAGCTGGGCTTCTCCGATAAACAGATCGCCCAAGCTGTGCAAAG CACTGAGCTGGCCGTAAGAAAGCTGAGACGTGACTGGAAGATCCTTCCAGTGGTCAAACAGATTGACACAGTGGCCGCTGAATGGCCAGCTCACACCAACTATCTGTACCTGACCTATCACGGCTCCGAAAGCGATGTGGTTTTCGAGCAGCCCCATGTCGTGGTGATCGGCTCTGGCGTTTATCGCATTGGGAGCAGCGTGGAGTTCGATTGGTGTGCTGTTGGGTGTATTATGGAGCTAAGGAAG ATGGGATACAAAACGATTATGGTGAACTACAACCCAGAAACAGTGAGCACAGATTATGACATGTGCGATAGACTGTATTTTGATGAGATCTCATTTGAg GTGGTGATGGACATTTATGAGATGGAGAACCCAGAGGGAATTATTCTGTCTATGGGTGGACAGCTGCCCAACAACATTGCTATGTCTTTGCATAGACAGCAGTGCAGGATCCTGGGTACCTCTCCTGAATTCATCGACTCTGCAGAGAACCGCTTCAAATTCTCCAGGATGCTGGACACCATAGGAATCAGCCAGCCCCGATGGAAAGAGCTGTCTGATATTGAG TCTGCTGTGGGTTTCTGTGAGACGGTGGGTTATCCCTGCTTAGTGAGGCCATCGTATGTTCTCAGCGGGGCTGCTATGAATGTTGCCTACTCGGACAGTGATCTGGAAAAGTACCTTAGCAATGCTGTTGCTGTGTCAAAGGAACATCCTGTTGTTATCTCCAAATTCATTCAAGAGGCCAAG GAAATAGATGTGGATGCTGTGGCCTGTGACGGAGTGGTCATTGCTATAGCGGTGTCTGAGCATGTGGAGAACGCAGGGGTACATTCTGGAGATGCTACACTGGTGACTCCCCCTCAAGACATCAACCAGAAAACCATGGAGCGCATTAAGATGATTGTTCACGCGATCGGACAAGAGCTTCAGGTCACCGGCCCCTTCAACCTGCAGCTCATTGCCAAA GATGATCAGCTGAAGGTGATAGAATGCACAATGCGT GTCTCACGCTCCTTcccttttgtgtccaaaacacTTGGTGTGGATCTTGTTGCCCTAGCAACAAGAGTCATATTGGGAGAGGAATTTGAGGCTGTCGGGCTGATGAGGGGGATTGGCATTGTGGGAGTTAAG GTTCCTCAGTTCTCCTTCTCACGGCTGGCTGGAGCAGATGTGGTTTTAGGTGTTGAGATGACCAGCACCGGAGAAGTGGCCTGCTTTGGAGAAAACCGATATGAGGCCTATCTAAAAGCCATGCTCAGCACTGGCTTCAAAATCCCTAAAAAGAATATTCTCCTCACTATTGGTACTTACAAG AATAAGAGCGAGCTCCTGCCCACAGTCCAGACTTTGGAGAGTTTGGGTTATAATCTGTATGCCAGTCTAGGCACTGCTGACTTCTACACTGAACATGGAGTCAAG GTGATGGCAGTGGACTGGCCTTTTGAAGAGGAGAGCGACTGCCCTAGTAAGGACAAACAGAGGAACATCATGGACTATCTAGAGGAGAATCATTTTGACCTAGTCGTCAATTTGTCCATGAGGAACTCTGGTGGAAGACGCTTGTCCTCCTTTGTGACCAAAGGTTACCGTACTCGTCGAATGGCCATTGACTACTCCGTGCCGCTCATCACTGACATCAAGTGCACCAAGTTGTTTGTTCAG GCACTGGGCCAAATTGGTCAGGCTCCTCATGTGAAGACTCATGTAGACAGCATGACCTCACAGAAACTCATTCGTTTACCTG GTTTGATTGATGTCCATGTGCATC CGGAGCCTGGTGCCACCCATAAAGAGGACTTCTCCTCAGGCACAGCTGCTGCCCTGGCTGGAGGAATCACTATGGTGTGTGCCATGCCCAACACCAATCCTGCCATAATTGACCCCAACTCCTTTGCTATGGCACAGAAG CTTGCCAAGGCTGGGTGTCGCTGTGATTATGCTCTTTTGTGTGGGGCGTCATCAGACAATGCTACAATTCTTCCATCCATTGCAAGCTCTACAGCTGGTCTGAAGATGTACTTGAATGACACATACTCCACTTTGAAAATGGACAATGTTTCTCTGTGGATGGAG CACTTTGAAAAGTGGCCAAAGCACTTGCCCATTGTGGCACATGCAGAAAAACAGACGGTGGCTGCAATCTTAATGGTGGCGCAGCTGTATCAACGCCCTGTTCATATCTGCCATGTCGCCAAGAAAGAAGAG ATTCTGATCATTCGTGCTGCTAAACAAAAGGGCATTCAGGTGACGTGTGAAGTTGCACCCCACCATCTCTTCCTGTGTGAAGATAACGTGCCTGCTATTGGAAATGGCAGAGCGCAAGTGCGGCCCATGCTTGGTACCCGTGAGGACATGGAGGCATTGTGGGAAAATCTAGACATCATTGACTGTTTTGCAACAGACCATG cCCCTCATTCAGTAGAGGAGAAAATCTCTGAGAAACCACCTCCAGGTTACCCGGGTCTGGAGACTATGCTGCCTCTGCTGCTTACGGCCGTCAGTGAGGGTCGCCTTACTATTGATGACATCGTCAAGAGGCTCTATGAAAACCCCAGTAAAATATTCTCTCTTCCTGCTCAAGAAGACACTTATGTAGAG GTGGATTTGGAGCAAGAGTGGACCATTCCAAAACACATGCAATTCACCAAGTCAAAGTGGACGCCGTTTGAAGGCATGAAAGTTAAAGGAAAAGTCATGAGAGTGGTGCTCAGAGGAGAGGTAGCCTATATTGACGGACAG GTATTAGTACCTCCAGGTTATGGTCAGGATGTGAAGTCATGGTCAACACCCCCAGCAGGACCAGCTGAAGTGATAAAGGATGCACCTAAA CGTGTGAGTGAGGCAATGACTCCTGAGCGCCCCCGCCAGACAGCACCTGTTGATGTGGTCCGAAGCCGTGCCCCGAGTCCCCGCCGTTCAACTGGGGATGGACGCTTCATTCTCCCGCCTCGTATCCACCGCACATCTGATCCTGGTCTGCTTCCAG GTTTCAAAAGATCTACAGTACAAGCCCAAAAGGCATTGG CTGAAGAGGAGGTGTCATTAAGAGCACCGTATGATGCAG AATTGGCTCCCCCAATGGATGCATATGCACACCCTCCTCCCCTGGCCAGGATTCTGTCACCTCAAGCTGGGCAGCAGCAGATCCTGCCCCACCCTCAGACCTCCCCACTGCTACACCCGCTGGTGGGCCAGCACATACTGTCTGTGCGCCAGTTCAGCAAGGAACAG ATGTCACACTTGTTTAATGTGGCACACACTCTTCGCCTGATGGTGCAGAAAGAAAGACCCTTGGATATTTTGAAG GGTAAAGTCATGGCCTCCATGTTCTACGAGGTGAGCACTCGCACCAGCAGTTCGTTTGCAGCAGCCATGCACCGTCTGGGAGGGTCTGTGGTGCATTTCAGTGAATCCACATCCTCCACTCAGAAGGGCGAATCTCTGGCTGATTCTGTTCACACCATGAGCTGCTACGCTGATGTCATTGTTCTGCGCCACCCAATACCTGGAGCCGTAGAA AGTGCAGCAAGGCATTGTCGGCGACCAGTGATTAATGCTGGTGATGGGGTTGGAGAACACCCAACTCAGGCCCTTCTGGATATCTTTACAATCCGAGAGGAGCTGGGAACAGTCAATGGCATGACT ATTACCATGGTAGGCGATCTGAAACATGGCCGCACTGTGCATTCTCTGGCTAGACTTCTGACTCAATACAGGATCACCTTGCGCTATGTGGCCCCCAAGAACCTCAGCATGCCTGCCGAAATAATCGATTTTGTGGCTTCCAAAGGCATTAAACAG GAGGAGTTTAACAGCATTGAAGAGGCTCTTCCAGAGACCGATGTTCTGTACATGACCAGAATACAGAAGGAGCGATTCGCCTCTGAAGAAGAGTACAAAGCG TGTTTCGGCCAGTTCATCCTCACCCCACATATCATGACGGGAGCCAAAAGGAAGATGGTTGTTATGCATCCGCTTCCCAGAGTCAACGAGATCAG tGTGGAAGTGGACACAGATCCTCGGGCTGCTTACTTCCGGCAGGCTGAGAATGGGATGTATATTCGGATGGCACTGCTGGCTACCGTGCTGGGTCGGTGA